The following coding sequences lie in one Porphyromonas asaccharolytica DSM 20707 genomic window:
- a CDS encoding heavy metal translocating P-type ATPase gives MKRKLIRIILTALLLIGAYIVERTCALPMWQLLLVYLVPYLIIGYDVLGEAVEGVAHGELFDEHFLMSIATIGALCIGFLPGAEAQFPEAVFVMLFFQLGELFEGYAEGKSRRAVSHLLEIRPDTAHVLRDGVEQTVAPEEVAVGETIIIKPGERVPLDGFIVEGSSALNTVALTGESVPRSVAVEDEVMSGCVNLSGLLTVRVAKTAGDSTASKIIEMVEHATDHKSRSETFIRRFARIYTPVVVIVALLLAFIPPLLTGSFTDHFATWLYRALTFLVISCPCALVISIPLSFFAGIGGASRAGILVKGANYMDALAKARAVLFDKTGTLTKGSFTANAVHPTDCEANHLLHMVAHVERHSTHPIATSLRNAYPNEQDDCSIEEVEELAGRGIKARVNGSEIHVGNVALMESIGAKWQPCDHAGTIVHAAIDGNYAGHIVVSDTIKEESKQTIEELSHLGIRQLVMLTGDHEEVAREVAQQVGITEYYADLLPADKLARLVTILEQPARGTVLFVGDGINDAPVLARADVGIAMGGLGSDAAIEAADVVIMDDNPLKIATAIRIARRTVSIVLQNAWFAIGIKILVLLLALLGVASMWMAVFADVGVTVLAVLNAMRALRPVK, from the coding sequence GTCTACCTCGTGCCATACCTTATTATAGGGTATGACGTGCTCGGCGAGGCGGTCGAGGGGGTGGCGCATGGCGAACTCTTTGACGAGCACTTCCTCATGAGCATCGCCACCATCGGGGCACTCTGCATAGGCTTCCTGCCGGGTGCCGAGGCGCAGTTCCCCGAGGCGGTCTTTGTGATGCTCTTCTTCCAGCTAGGCGAACTCTTCGAGGGATACGCCGAGGGCAAGAGTCGTCGTGCCGTTTCCCACCTTCTCGAGATACGTCCCGACACGGCACACGTGCTGCGTGACGGAGTCGAGCAGACAGTTGCACCTGAGGAGGTAGCCGTGGGCGAGACCATCATCATCAAGCCTGGCGAAAGGGTTCCACTTGATGGCTTCATCGTGGAGGGCTCCTCAGCTCTTAATACGGTCGCACTCACCGGCGAGAGCGTACCCCGCAGCGTTGCTGTCGAGGACGAGGTGATGTCTGGCTGCGTCAACCTCTCGGGTCTGCTCACCGTCCGTGTCGCCAAGACCGCAGGCGACTCCACCGCCTCTAAGATCATCGAGATGGTCGAGCACGCTACCGATCATAAGTCACGGAGCGAGACTTTCATACGTCGCTTCGCCCGGATCTACACTCCTGTTGTGGTGATCGTAGCGCTCCTGCTCGCTTTCATACCGCCACTTCTGACGGGCAGCTTCACCGACCACTTCGCCACCTGGCTGTACCGTGCGCTGACCTTCCTAGTCATCTCCTGCCCCTGCGCTCTAGTCATCTCTATCCCGCTCTCCTTCTTTGCCGGTATCGGAGGCGCTTCACGGGCTGGTATCTTGGTCAAGGGAGCCAACTATATGGACGCTTTGGCCAAGGCGCGTGCCGTCCTTTTTGACAAAACAGGCACCCTGACGAAAGGCTCTTTTACCGCCAATGCGGTGCATCCGACAGACTGCGAGGCGAACCATCTGCTGCACATGGTAGCTCACGTGGAGCGTCACTCCACACACCCGATCGCAACCTCGCTGCGTAACGCCTACCCCAACGAACAAGACGACTGCTCTATCGAGGAGGTCGAGGAGTTGGCCGGGCGAGGAATCAAGGCACGTGTCAACGGCTCTGAAATTCACGTAGGCAACGTAGCGCTGATGGAGTCCATCGGGGCTAAGTGGCAGCCCTGTGACCATGCGGGCACCATCGTACACGCCGCTATCGATGGCAACTATGCGGGACATATCGTCGTGTCTGACACCATCAAGGAGGAGTCTAAACAAACGATCGAAGAGCTGAGCCACTTAGGCATTCGCCAGCTAGTCATGCTCACAGGCGACCACGAGGAGGTGGCCCGTGAGGTGGCGCAGCAGGTGGGCATCACCGAGTACTACGCGGATCTGCTCCCTGCGGACAAGCTGGCACGCCTCGTGACGATCCTCGAGCAGCCAGCTCGTGGCACCGTCCTCTTCGTAGGCGACGGTATCAACGATGCGCCTGTCCTAGCGCGCGCCGATGTGGGTATCGCTATGGGCGGCCTAGGCTCTGACGCTGCCATAGAGGCAGCCGACGTGGTAATCATGGACGACAATCCGCTCAAGATCGCTACCGCCATACGGATCGCTCGTCGTACGGTCAGCATCGTCCTCCAGAACGCTTGGTTTGCCATAGGTATCAAGATATTGGTACTGCTCCTTGCGCTGCTCGGTGTAGCCTCCATGTGGATGGCGGTCTTCGCTGATGTAGGCGTGACCGTCCTCGCTGTGCTCAATGCTATGCGCGCCTTGCGCCCTGTCAAGTAA